Proteins found in one Brevibacillus brevis genomic segment:
- a CDS encoding acetyl-CoA carboxylase biotin carboxyl carrier protein, protein MKLHELREFIKLVNQSSIEELEWEKGKTRIVIKKSAPVEVVAVNTPVQVGEVEHGYQEAAATAESVNVVTEAPEEEVTQQVMSPGVGLFYAEVTVGQTVQAGEKVGRCTADALQLSADITTPVSGIITEILVMDGQFVDYGKALLVVKTQ, encoded by the coding sequence ATGAAGCTGCATGAACTGCGTGAATTCATCAAGCTGGTGAATCAGTCTTCCATTGAGGAGTTGGAATGGGAGAAGGGGAAGACCCGCATCGTGATCAAGAAAAGCGCACCAGTCGAAGTCGTGGCTGTCAATACACCTGTACAGGTGGGCGAAGTGGAGCATGGCTATCAGGAGGCAGCCGCCACTGCTGAGTCTGTCAATGTTGTTACTGAGGCACCTGAGGAAGAAGTGACACAACAAGTCATGTCGCCGGGAGTAGGACTGTTCTATGCGGAAGTGACAGTAGGGCAGACCGTTCAAGCAGGCGAAAAGGTTGGACGCTGCACGGCCGATGCTCTTCAGCTATCTGCGGATATTACGACCCCCGTTAGCGGAATCATCACGGAAATTCTCGTCATGGATGGTCAGTTTGTCGATTATGGAAAAGCTTTGCTTGTTGTCAAAACTCAGTAG